Genomic segment of Streptomyces lydicus:
GGCAAGATCTGCATGAGCGCCGCCGCCTGCAGCATGTCGCGCGCCGCAGTCGCGATCGCCGTCCGCTACGCCCACCACCGTCGCATTTCCGGCGCCGGCGGCACCACGGTTCCTCTCGCCGCTCACCGCAGCCACCACGCCCCCCTCATCGGCGACCTGGCCCGGACCTACGCCATGACCCTGCTGCACCGCACGACCTTGAGCAACTGGGCGAACGCCGACGAGGACCGGCGCCAGGCGCTCGAACGCGACATCGCCCTCCTCAAAGCCCACACCACCTGGTCGGCCCAGGACATCATCCTGGAAGCGCGGGAGCGCTGCGGGGCACACGGGCTTCTCCCCGACAACGGCTTCTCCCGCTGGACCAAGGTGCTGCAAGGGGCGATCACCGCCGAGGGCGACAATCGCGCCATCATGGCCAAGGCTGCCGGCGAGATGTTGCTGGAAGAACGACCGCCTGCGCCTGCGGCAGTTGCGGTGACCACCCTTGACCGGGGCGTGACTACCATCCGCGACCTGCGGTGCTTGCTCACCGCGGTTGAGGACCTTGCCGCCGCACGCGCGCGCTCGCGCCTCAGCATCAACCCCGACCTCGATCGGCTCGACCGCTGGAACACCAGCTGCCTGCCGGCCCTGGACGCAGCGGCCGCTCACACGTCCGGTGCGGCCGCCGATGCCTTCATTGCCGCAGTCGACGAGTGCACGGACCCGGGCGCGCGACACCTGCTGGAAGAGCTGTGCTGGCTCTACCTGCTGCAGGAGCTGCGGCAGTACACCGACGTCCTCCTGGCCGAAGGACACGTGACTGCCGCCTTCATCAGCCAGCTGCCCGACTCCCTCGAGTCGACCACGTCCGTTCTCCAGAGCCACATGCTCACCCTCACCGACGCGTTCGGGCTCGACGGGCTCCTGGCTTCCGTCCCCCTTGCCCATCCCACTTTCGAACAGCGCTACGACGATCCCGACGCGCACTGGCACACCGGCGAGGGCGAATTGGACACTCTCGGAAGCGAAGCAGCATGACCGACCGACCGGCCGCCGCGCCCTCGGCCCATGGAAGGGGCCTGATCCCCGATCTGCGCGCACCGGTCTGCGGCGGGACCGTGGTGGCCAGCGGGCGTCTGTGACGTGTCGGCGGGCCTATCCGAACTGTTCCGCCCTACATGTGGATGACTCCCCCGGCTGCGGCTGCGGCTGCGGGCACACCGAGCTGTGCCCGCAGCCGCTCGAACGCCGCGGCGGCCTGGAGGTGATGTGTCAGTTCCTCCTCGTCGAGCGCCCGTTCGGTGGGCGGTTCTGTCGGCCGATAGGCCGCGGCCCGGCCGGCAGCACGGGCTCCGTAGACCTCCAACGGTGTCCCGTGCGACGGCAGCGAGGCGTAGAACTCCTGCTCCGGCTCGCGCAGCACAGGCCTCCAACGGGACAGGCTCTGTGCCGGGCAGACGTCTCGGAGCTTGCGCAGGGCAGTCCGCAGAGGACCGGCCAGGTGCTCGCGGTAGCGGGCATAGACCTGGGCCCTTTGTGCGTCGCCTCGGGCGAGCATGGCGGCGTACCGGTGGCTCTCTTCATCGGCGGGTGCCTGGATGCGGGCGCCGACAGACGCTTCGGGCAGAAGGAGCAGCCCGGCATGGACCCGGCGGCGCAATTCGGCGCGGATGTAGCCAGCGGCGTTCTCGGGCCGGTGGGTGACGCCCCAGGAGCACAGCTCACGAGCGGCCTGGTCGGCGGTGTATCCGGCCTCGATCAGGGGGCGCAGGGCGTAGGCGAGGCGTCGTTCACACGAGGCTTGGGCCCACCAGACCTCCAGTCGGAGGCGCTGTGCGTAGGCGATGGAGGCTTTGGTCTCCTGCGGGCTGTATCGCGTCGCCTTCTGGCGGGGCTGTCGGGATTGTGAGGCGGGGGTGCGCGGCTTTGCGGGGCACGTCCTGCGTGTATTTGTCTCTCCCCGTATAGGTGCGGGTGGAGATGGGGGGAGCGAGGTGAAAGAAGGGGTCCGGCGGGCCTCGTGTGCGGTGCGGCGGTGGCGGGCGTCGGCTATGGCCTGTTCGCGTCCGTGGGGTGTGTAGGCGCGGACGCGGGAGAGGTAGCCGTGTCCGTCACGGATCCGTCCTTTGATCCGGTCCCAGGCTGGTGGCGCGCAGGGGGCGTAGATGGTGGCTGTGCCGCGGTAGCCGGTGCCGGCGGTGAAGGAGTCGCCGAGCCTGGTGCGCAGGACGTTGTGGGATGAACCGTGGGAGACCCAGGCCAGCAGGCCCAGTTCACGCAAGACGCGGATGTGCGTGGTGACGGTGCTGCGGGCCAGGCGGAGGCGTTTCATCATGCCGAGCAGGCCGTAGGCGACATGCCCGTCTTTGCTGTTGGGCATGCGGGTGGCGATGTCGCGGGCGACACGCAGGGTCGTGCCGGTGCTGTGAGGGTGGGTCTCGGCGAGGTCTTCGACGGCCGCGATGAATTCCCTCGGGTCGCGCAACTTGCGTGAACACGTGGAGGAGACATGCTGGTCAGCAGCGTCATTAATCAGACTATTAGGCGCGTTTTCGGGCGAACGTGACGGCGTTGTTGCCTGGGGCATCTGGCAACGACGGCAGACATGCTGCATCATGGGCAGCGCACGACTCCTATTTCAGGATGCACAAACCCCCGTTGTGGCGGGGGCTGGTTCTTTCCAGGACCTGTTCGACCGGGCTTTCCCCGGCCCGCGTCTCGGGTGGCGACCCGAGACGCGGGGTGTAACTGGACCGTCGCTCCACTCGGTGTGGCAGCACCGATGCGGATGTGCGGTCGCGCAGCGCGTTAGCTGCGACTGTGGGCTAGTTCATCGCCGCCTCCTAGATGCACCACCTGGAGGCGGTGCCCGCGTTTCGGATTCTCCTGCCGCCGTGCGGCGTGCAGTGTCGAGCTGGGGTGGTGGTCAGGCGGCCTGCAGGACGGTCGGTACCCAGGGCTCTGTGGTTTGCGCGGTGTGGCTGAGGCTGCGGGCGCTGTGCTGCAGTGCGGCCAGCCACTGGGCGAAGTGCGCGTCCAGGTCCTGCGTGGGCACGACCAGGCTCAGCGCGCCAGCGATCTGGTGCCGGCCATAGTCCGGCAACCCGACCTGCTCGGGGGCATGGTGGACGGGCACAGACAGCAGGCTCCAGCCCGGCAGCGGCGCCGCGGTCACCGCGTAGCCCTTCGCGCGGACACTCTGCAGTTCGTCGGACGTGGGCTGGAACGGATCAAGGTGGGCACGAATCACCAGTCCGGGAGCATCTATGTCGAGGGGCGCCTGGCGCAAGCGGCCGGCCGCGTCCGGATGCGCCGTGAGCTGTTTGAGGAAGCCGGATGCCTCGGCGCCCCAGACGTCCACCCAGATCCGCAGTGGGACAGGCAGCAGTACATGCCCGTGCATCAGCGCGACCTGACCGGTGGCTTCATGCAGTTCTCGGACGTGGTTTCGTTCCTCGGCCGGGGCGGCGGGCAGCGAGTGAACCAGCCAGCTTGTGTCGTCAGCGGTGACGCGGGCGGCGAGTTCGTAGTGACCGGGCATGCCGCGGACGGCGGCGCACAGTCCGGTCTGTGTCATCGCCGTGAGATAGCGCCGGAGTTCGGGGCGGGGCAGTCCGGTGCGCTCGACGAGGTCGGGCAGGCTGTGCGGCCCCGGCCCCCGGGTCAGCATCGCGGCCAGCGGTCTGTACGGGTTGAGATCCGCGGGAGAGGCTTCGCGAAAGAGCGGTACGACGGGCACGGTTCCTCCGTTGTGCAGGCAGGATGTCCGGGAAGGCTGCGGGAGCGCGGTGGCAGGGTCGGCAATGGCCCGATGGGTCTGCAGACTGACGGCGCCTCATCACGAGGCAGCGCCAGCGCCTTCGTCATGCACTTCTTCGGTGCGGAACGCGCGTGCCCCCGGTGGGGGTGCATGTCTGCTCCCGGTGAGTGGAGGGCAGACGCTCTGAGTACGGACGCGTGGGCGCCTGGCTACCGAGGTGGCCGCTCATTGCGCCCGCGGCGTCGAGCACGGCGTGGACATAGTCGGTGCGCCGGCGAGGTGACTCCATCAGGTGGCGCAGCGGCATGATGGCCACTGCGCCCGCCAGGATCGGACCCCTCATCAGTGGAGCGGCAATGAGGTCGTGGTGGCCTCCTGGCGCCGGGCTGATCGCGAAACCGGCATCGCGGATCTGGAGGAGGTATGCCGATTCCTCCCGGGCGCGCGACCAGTCGTGCATGGCCGCCTGCATCACGAGCCCTGGGGCGTCGGCGTCGAGGGGGGCGGTCTCCAGGCCGTCGTCCCACATCGGCTTGTGCGTACCCCAGACGATTTCCGTGCACTGGCGCCGGTGGTTGAGGAGGTAGGGGGTGAACAGCATCGCGACCTGGCCGGTCTGCCCCTGAAGTTGGGTGAGCCGGGCAAGGATGCGCTTCGAAGGGTGCGCCTGCGCCCGTGCCGTCGGCGCTCGCCAGGTCAGGGTGTAGGTACCGAACTTGGGCTGGCGCACCACGTCGACGTCTGGGTGCGCCATCGTCTCGAGGTAGCGCCGCGTTGTCCCCAAGGGCAGGCCTGCCGCGGACGCTATCTCCCGCAGGTACACCTCGCGGCCGTTGTTCGCGTTCTGCAGATTCTCCAGCACCCGCAGAAGGTCTATGGTTCGCTTGATGCCGTTGCCAGTGAACGCCCCCGAAGCGCGGCGTGTGCTGGGCGGCCCTGGGCGATCCGGTACGGCGTTGAGCACGTGACATCCCCCTTGGACGTGGAAAGCGATCTCGCGCTAGCTGTCGGCCTCGTCACCTCGTCGACCGGACAGGCCGGCACCGTGCGGGGTGGGCGCAAGGCGTTCTTGCGTGAGAAACTGCAGGGCAGAGCGACCGCGAGGGTGCGGCCGAAGAAGCCCTCGATCACGAAAGTAGCGCATGTCTTTTGCGTGATCAATCGAGTGGCTAGGATTTCCGCTGCCGCTTCCCCTCCAGCGATGCAGGAGCCCCGTTGCAACGCAGATTCGACCACCGACTTGTCGAGAGCATCCGCCGTCGACAGCACCTCCCCGTAACGACGCTGGCCGCACGCCTCGGGTACTCGAACCACCGCGCGGTCGGGGCTGTCCTGGCCGGCGACAGCACTCCGACACCCGAGAAGATCCCTGCCTGGGCGCGTGCACTGGGCGTGGACATCAACAAGGCCTTCCCCCTCCTTGATGATGACGACAACCTCGTCCCCCTTGATGAGCGGGGCAACCCCGTCGAGCCAGACCTCAAGTACCTGCGGGAGAACGCGGAAATCTCGATGTCCGCGATTCCCGAGATCATCAAAACGGCCAGCCCGTTGCCCGTACGGAGGGCCGAAAAGGGCAAGAACGCGAATCCGCTCCGCGACCAGTACGCCGAGCTCTTGGCCAAGAAGTACGGAGTCTCCGTACCCGCGCTGCGCGCCGCGGAAGCCAAGTCCGGGGCAGATGCCGACAAGCGCGCTGCGAAAGCCAAGTCCGGGGCAGACGCCAACGAACCGGTTGCTAGTGACGCTCTGACAAATTCTGCGAGTGCGCAGCAGGAAGGGCCGGCCGGCCTCGCCGAAACCATCACGCACCATCTGGAGCGGATGCCTACTCACGCGCGCCCCTCGGACGCGGACATCGCCTCAGCCATCAACGCGAGGGCAGGTAAGGCGCTGGTCGTCCCGGCCCAGGTGTTCGCGCTGCGCACTGGAGCTCTGTCTCAAGACGAGATCCGCGCCCTGGCCCCTGAAGCAACTCTCTACGACGGGCTGGCTGACATTCTCGACGTGCCAGCGGTCACCTTTCAGTCCAGCGCTGAGCTGACGGAGAGCATCCTTCTGTACGCTCGTGCTCTCGCTGGACAGCAGGGCTTTGAGCTCCAGGCTCGCGGCAGTCGTGAGATCTCTCCGCAGATGGCCGCCAAG
This window contains:
- a CDS encoding acyl-CoA dehydrogenase; this translates as MTSDHTAAPSATDSAAVDALSRLLFGPEGTRVHRPWADLISSPEFQPHNGLSSAEQTELAYKRLRRVNAAIDSPLSFVRDPVRLAALHEWAAIADGSTAALVSIHYNLYLGSLAEARHESGRALDDVLAMRATGAFLVTEVGHGADAAALETTATHDPATGAFVLHTPSNAAQKFMPNTSMVGGPKYAVVAARLLSGGTDHGVFLFHVQLSGPAGPLPGVRIRELPAGTGLIDHCLTAFDSVRLPAHALLEGEHGSITGNGEFSSNLSSKRRRFLHAIGRVTSGKICMSAAACSMSRAAVAIAVRYAHHRRISGAGGTTVPLAAHRSHHAPLIGDLARTYAMTLLHRTTLSNWANADEDRRQALERDIALLKAHTTWSAQDIILEARERCGAHGLLPDNGFSRWTKVLQGAITAEGDNRAIMAKAAGEMLLEERPPAPAAVAVTTLDRGVTTIRDLRCLLTAVEDLAAARARSRLSINPDLDRLDRWNTSCLPALDAAAAHTSGAAADAFIAAVDECTDPGARHLLEELCWLYLLQELRQYTDVLLAEGHVTAAFISQLPDSLESTTSVLQSHMLTLTDAFGLDGLLASVPLAHPTFEQRYDDPDAHWHTGEGELDTLGSEAA
- a CDS encoding helix-turn-helix domain-containing protein; this encodes MPVVPLFREASPADLNPYRPLAAMLTRGPGPHSLPDLVERTGLPRPELRRYLTAMTQTGLCAAVRGMPGHYELAARVTADDTSWLVHSLPAAPAEERNHVRELHEATGQVALMHGHVLLPVPLRIWVDVWGAEASGFLKQLTAHPDAAGRLRQAPLDIDAPGLVIRAHLDPFQPTSDELQSVRAKGYAVTAAPLPGWSLLSVPVHHAPEQVGLPDYGRHQIAGALSLVVPTQDLDAHFAQWLAALQHSARSLSHTAQTTEPWVPTVLQAA
- a CDS encoding helix-turn-helix domain-containing protein — its product is MLNAVPDRPGPPSTRRASGAFTGNGIKRTIDLLRVLENLQNANNGREVYLREIASAAGLPLGTTRRYLETMAHPDVDVVRQPKFGTYTLTWRAPTARAQAHPSKRILARLTQLQGQTGQVAMLFTPYLLNHRRQCTEIVWGTHKPMWDDGLETAPLDADAPGLVMQAAMHDWSRAREESAYLLQIRDAGFAISPAPGGHHDLIAAPLMRGPILAGAVAIMPLRHLMESPRRRTDYVHAVLDAAGAMSGHLGSQAPTRPYSERLPSTHREQTCTPTGGTRVPHRRSA